A single Deltaproteobacteria bacterium DNA region contains:
- a CDS encoding ATPase, protein MSSLFDKRLVLVLGKGGVGRSTVAAALAAATAGRGRTTLLYEALAKDRFAQFFGVPEVRPEPTPLRDNLWALNTDPAHALREYGLMVLRFERVYNMVFENRLTKSFLRAIPGLDHYSVLGKAWYHTTQMRFGKPVWDTVVFDMPASGHAISMLRIPSVILDTVPEGPLTRDARKLHDLLLDRRRTAVVMVTLAEEMPTNEAREVAEVLREDLGLEVTHLVVNQLYPNFFPDGSPAARTLAALRDSGTDDGDLAALTAHGALGHSRRRLNERYLDILRRDIDAPRAELPLLFAPSLTAGHIDELAERLASSFA, encoded by the coding sequence GTGAGCAGTCTGTTCGACAAGCGGCTGGTTCTCGTCCTCGGCAAGGGAGGCGTCGGTCGCAGCACCGTGGCGGCGGCGCTCGCCGCGGCGACGGCCGGCCGCGGCCGCACGACGCTGCTGTACGAAGCGCTGGCCAAGGATCGCTTCGCCCAGTTCTTCGGCGTGCCGGAGGTGCGGCCGGAGCCGACGCCGCTGCGCGACAACCTGTGGGCGCTCAACACGGACCCCGCCCACGCGCTGCGCGAGTACGGCTTGATGGTCCTGCGCTTCGAGCGCGTGTACAACATGGTGTTCGAGAATCGGCTGACGAAGTCGTTTCTTCGCGCCATCCCCGGGCTCGATCACTACTCCGTGCTCGGCAAGGCCTGGTACCACACGACGCAGATGCGCTTCGGCAAGCCGGTATGGGACACCGTCGTGTTCGACATGCCGGCCAGCGGCCACGCGATCTCGATGCTGCGCATCCCTTCGGTAATCCTCGACACGGTGCCCGAGGGACCGCTCACGCGCGACGCGCGCAAGCTCCACGACCTCCTGCTCGACCGGCGCCGCACCGCCGTGGTCATGGTCACTCTCGCCGAGGAGATGCCGACCAACGAGGCGCGCGAGGTCGCGGAGGTGCTGCGCGAGGATCTCGGCCTCGAGGTAACCCACCTGGTCGTCAATCAGCTGTACCCGAACTTCTTCCCCGACGGATCGCCCGCGGCGCGCACGCTCGCCGCGTTGCGCGACAGCGGCACGGACGACGGCGATCTGGCCGCGCTCACCGCGCACGGCGCGCTCGGCCACAGCCGCCGGCGCCTCAACGAGCGCTACCTCGACATTCTGCGGCGGGACATCGACGCGCCGCGCGCCGAGCTGCCGTTGTTGTTCGCGCCGTCGCTTACGGCGGGCCACATCGACGAGCTGGCGGAGCGGTTGGCGTCGAGCTTCGCGTGA